One Salipiger sp. CCB-MM3 genomic window carries:
- a CDS encoding flagellar basal body L-ring protein FlgH gives MTPLRHGLMAVSALGLLAGCGSPAFDRDPEVSRVGLDPQTLAEARSVNIPMPPPKPDRIPYRAEGASLWERGSSGFFGDQRATQIGDILTILVEIEDEASLSNESDRTRTGGSTLGFPSFFGYGTQIDKILPGVGPDDLPSGDNIVDITSTTGASGSGSIDREETINLRMAALVVQELPNGNFVVAGRQEVKVNEELRELRVTGIIRPQDIDRTNAIPYDKIAEARISYGGRGSVSRQQTRGYGEDVMDVILPY, from the coding sequence ATGACCCCGCTTCGCCATGGCCTGATGGCCGTTTCCGCGCTCGGCCTTCTGGCTGGCTGCGGCAGCCCCGCTTTCGACCGTGACCCCGAAGTGAGCCGGGTCGGACTGGATCCGCAGACGCTGGCCGAGGCGCGCAGCGTCAACATCCCGATGCCGCCGCCCAAGCCCGACCGCATCCCCTACCGTGCCGAGGGTGCCTCGCTGTGGGAGCGCGGCTCGTCCGGCTTCTTCGGCGATCAGCGCGCGACGCAGATCGGCGACATCCTCACCATCCTCGTCGAAATCGAGGACGAGGCCTCGCTGAGCAACGAGTCGGACCGGACCCGCACGGGCGGCTCGACGCTCGGCTTCCCCAGCTTCTTTGGCTACGGCACGCAGATCGACAAGATCCTGCCCGGCGTCGGCCCCGACGATTTGCCCTCCGGCGACAATATTGTGGACATCACCTCGACCACCGGCGCCTCTGGCTCTGGTTCGATCGACCGCGAAGAGACCATCAACCTGCGCATGGCCGCGCTGGTGGTGCAGGAACTGCCGAACGGCAATTTCGTCGTCGCGGGCCGGCAGGAGGTGAAGGTCAACGAAGAGCTGCGCGAACTGCGCGTGACCGGCATCATCCGCCCGCAGGACATCGACCGCACCAACGCCATCCCCTACGACAAGATCGCCGAAGCGCGCATCTCTTATGGCGGTCGGGGCTCGGTCAGCCGCCAACAGACGCGCGGATATGGTGAAGACGTCATGGACGTAATCCTGCCGTATTGA
- the flgA gene encoding flagellar basal body P-ring formation chaperone FlgA produces MARPVLHLAALLVALVLAPLAAQAEDPAVLIEEQARMSWAEALPAAADLRVRFKGAQIEDAEMISAFWMDRDSGQFLANAVTDEGVTHRLQGFVVATQSLPVPIRRLMPGELITEADIKIVDMPLSRVGAFTVTNPDGLAGMQVRRMLAQGRPVMTQSVMQPLVIGRGDKVNILYDDGRLVVTAPGRALTDAHRGQDVRIVNLVSNTPLVAVARQEGLVEVIR; encoded by the coding sequence ATGGCCCGCCCCGTTCTGCACCTCGCCGCGCTTCTGGTCGCGCTCGTGCTGGCACCGCTTGCCGCGCAGGCCGAAGACCCTGCGGTGCTCATCGAAGAGCAGGCCCGGATGAGCTGGGCCGAAGCGCTGCCCGCGGCGGCGGACCTGCGGGTGCGTTTCAAGGGCGCGCAGATCGAAGACGCCGAAATGATCTCGGCCTTCTGGATGGATCGGGACAGCGGCCAGTTTCTCGCCAATGCGGTTACCGATGAAGGTGTCACCCACCGGCTGCAGGGCTTTGTCGTCGCCACCCAAAGCCTGCCGGTGCCGATCCGCCGCCTGATGCCGGGCGAGCTGATCACCGAGGCCGACATCAAGATCGTGGACATGCCGCTGAGCCGTGTCGGCGCCTTCACCGTGACCAACCCCGACGGGCTGGCCGGGATGCAGGTGCGCCGGATGCTGGCGCAGGGCCGTCCGGTGATGACCCAATCGGTGATGCAGCCGCTGGTCATCGGCCGCGGCGACAAGGTGAATATTCTCTATGACGACGGTCGTTTGGTGGTCACCGCCCCCGGCCGTGCGCTCACCGATGCCCATCGCGGGCAGGATGTGCGCATCGTCAATCTCGTCAGCAACACCCCTCTCGTCGCCGTTGCGCGCCAAGAGGGGCTCGTGGAGGTGATCCGATGA